From Coffea arabica cultivar ET-39 chromosome 9c, Coffea Arabica ET-39 HiFi, whole genome shotgun sequence, one genomic window encodes:
- the LOC113708910 gene encoding probable 3-hydroxyisobutyrate dehydrogenase, mitochondrial isoform X1: MAISRLSFLLHQQLQKYTSSLRHLSYSNRSFCSASNLRSHFQRIGFIGLGNMGSRMANNLIEDGYNLTVHDVDHNAMKIFSERGILTKESPFEVADSSDVLITMLPSSNHVLDVYTGRNGLLSHGNTLGPWLFIDSSTIDPQTSRKLSATIADCSLKRKRDGFEVPAMLDAPVSGGVLAAQAGTLTFMVGGLEEAYVAAKPLFLSMGKSTIYCGGAGNGSAAKICNNLAMAVSMLGVSEALALGQKLGIAASTLTKIFNSSSARCWSSDTYNPVPGVMDGVPASRNYDGGFASKLMAKDLNLATESAKEVGLEFPLTSQAEKIFTQLCNDGHGMKDFSCVFRHYYPGNDEL, translated from the exons ATGGCGATTTCCAGATTAAGCTTTTTACTTCATCAGCAGCTCCAAAAATATACTTCTTCTCTTCGTCACTTGTCTTATTCCAACCGCTCATTTTGTTCAGCATCCAATCTTCGCTCTCACTTTCAA AGAATTGGATTTATTGGTTTAGGAAATATGGGATCCCGAATGGCTAATAATTTGATTGAGGATGGATACAATCTCACCGTTCATGATGT AGACCACAATGCCATGAAGATTTTCTCAGAGAGGGGGATTCTTACAAAAGAGTCACCTTTTGAAGTTGCGGATAGTAGTGACGTCTTGATCACAATGTTGCCTTCTTCAAACCAT GTATTGGATGTTTACACTGGACGAAATGGTTTGCTCAGCCATGGTAATACTCTTGGACCGTGGTTGTTCATAGATTCATCAACAATTGACCCTCAAACATCAAGAAAGCTCTCTGCCACCATAGCTGATTGTTctctgaaaaggaaaagag ATGGTTTTGAGGTTCCGGCCATGTTGGATGCTCCTGTATCCGGAGGTGTTCTTGCTGCTCAAGCTGGAACACTTACTTTCATG GTGGGTGGCTTGGAGGAAGCTTATGTGGCTGCAAAACCCTTATTTCTCTCAATGGGGAAAAGCACAATATATTGTGGTGGAGCAGGAAATGGTTCA GCAGCAAAGATCTGTAACAATTTGGCAATGGCTGTCAGTATGCTTGGTGTATCAGAGGCCCTTGCTTTAGGTCAGAAATTGGGTATTGCTGCCAGTACTCTGACCAAGATATTCAATTCTTCAAGTGCTCGCTGTTGGAGTAG TGATACTTACAATCCAGTACCTGGAGTGATGGATGGGGTGCCTGCTTCAAGGAACTATGATGGTGGGTTTGCATCAAAGTTGATG gCTAAAGATCTAAATCTTGCTACAGAATCAGCCAAAGAAGTAGGTTTGGAATTTCCACTGACATCTCAAGCAGAAAAGAT ATTCACTCAGCTTTGCAATGATGGGCATGGAATGAAGGACTTCTCATGCGTCTTCCGCCACTATTACCCTGGAAACGATGAGCTATAG
- the LOC113708910 gene encoding probable 3-hydroxyisobutyrate dehydrogenase, mitochondrial isoform X3 has protein sequence MKIFSERGILTKESPFEVADSSDVLITMLPSSNHVLDVYTGRNGLLSHGNTLGPWLFIDSSTIDPQTSRKLSATIADCSLKRKRDGFEVPAMLDAPVSGGVLAAQAGTLTFMVGGLEEAYVAAKPLFLSMGKSTIYCGGAGNGSAAKICNNLAMAVSMLGVSEALALGQKLGIAASTLTKIFNSSSARCWSSDTYNPVPGVMDGVPASRNYDGGFASKLMAKDLNLATESAKEVGLEFPLTSQAEKIFTQLCNDGHGMKDFSCVFRHYYPGNDEL, from the exons ATGAAGATTTTCTCAGAGAGGGGGATTCTTACAAAAGAGTCACCTTTTGAAGTTGCGGATAGTAGTGACGTCTTGATCACAATGTTGCCTTCTTCAAACCAT GTATTGGATGTTTACACTGGACGAAATGGTTTGCTCAGCCATGGTAATACTCTTGGACCGTGGTTGTTCATAGATTCATCAACAATTGACCCTCAAACATCAAGAAAGCTCTCTGCCACCATAGCTGATTGTTctctgaaaaggaaaagag ATGGTTTTGAGGTTCCGGCCATGTTGGATGCTCCTGTATCCGGAGGTGTTCTTGCTGCTCAAGCTGGAACACTTACTTTCATG GTGGGTGGCTTGGAGGAAGCTTATGTGGCTGCAAAACCCTTATTTCTCTCAATGGGGAAAAGCACAATATATTGTGGTGGAGCAGGAAATGGTTCA GCAGCAAAGATCTGTAACAATTTGGCAATGGCTGTCAGTATGCTTGGTGTATCAGAGGCCCTTGCTTTAGGTCAGAAATTGGGTATTGCTGCCAGTACTCTGACCAAGATATTCAATTCTTCAAGTGCTCGCTGTTGGAGTAG TGATACTTACAATCCAGTACCTGGAGTGATGGATGGGGTGCCTGCTTCAAGGAACTATGATGGTGGGTTTGCATCAAAGTTGATG gCTAAAGATCTAAATCTTGCTACAGAATCAGCCAAAGAAGTAGGTTTGGAATTTCCACTGACATCTCAAGCAGAAAAGAT ATTCACTCAGCTTTGCAATGATGGGCATGGAATGAAGGACTTCTCATGCGTCTTCCGCCACTATTACCCTGGAAACGATGAGCTATAG
- the LOC113708910 gene encoding probable 3-hydroxyisobutyrate dehydrogenase, mitochondrial isoform X2, translating into MGSRMANNLIEDGYNLTVHDVDHNAMKIFSERGILTKESPFEVADSSDVLITMLPSSNHVLDVYTGRNGLLSHGNTLGPWLFIDSSTIDPQTSRKLSATIADCSLKRKRDGFEVPAMLDAPVSGGVLAAQAGTLTFMVGGLEEAYVAAKPLFLSMGKSTIYCGGAGNGSAAKICNNLAMAVSMLGVSEALALGQKLGIAASTLTKIFNSSSARCWSSDTYNPVPGVMDGVPASRNYDGGFASKLMAKDLNLATESAKEVGLEFPLTSQAEKIFTQLCNDGHGMKDFSCVFRHYYPGNDEL; encoded by the exons ATGGGATCCCGAATGGCTAATAATTTGATTGAGGATGGATACAATCTCACCGTTCATGATGT AGACCACAATGCCATGAAGATTTTCTCAGAGAGGGGGATTCTTACAAAAGAGTCACCTTTTGAAGTTGCGGATAGTAGTGACGTCTTGATCACAATGTTGCCTTCTTCAAACCAT GTATTGGATGTTTACACTGGACGAAATGGTTTGCTCAGCCATGGTAATACTCTTGGACCGTGGTTGTTCATAGATTCATCAACAATTGACCCTCAAACATCAAGAAAGCTCTCTGCCACCATAGCTGATTGTTctctgaaaaggaaaagag ATGGTTTTGAGGTTCCGGCCATGTTGGATGCTCCTGTATCCGGAGGTGTTCTTGCTGCTCAAGCTGGAACACTTACTTTCATG GTGGGTGGCTTGGAGGAAGCTTATGTGGCTGCAAAACCCTTATTTCTCTCAATGGGGAAAAGCACAATATATTGTGGTGGAGCAGGAAATGGTTCA GCAGCAAAGATCTGTAACAATTTGGCAATGGCTGTCAGTATGCTTGGTGTATCAGAGGCCCTTGCTTTAGGTCAGAAATTGGGTATTGCTGCCAGTACTCTGACCAAGATATTCAATTCTTCAAGTGCTCGCTGTTGGAGTAG TGATACTTACAATCCAGTACCTGGAGTGATGGATGGGGTGCCTGCTTCAAGGAACTATGATGGTGGGTTTGCATCAAAGTTGATG gCTAAAGATCTAAATCTTGCTACAGAATCAGCCAAAGAAGTAGGTTTGGAATTTCCACTGACATCTCAAGCAGAAAAGAT ATTCACTCAGCTTTGCAATGATGGGCATGGAATGAAGGACTTCTCATGCGTCTTCCGCCACTATTACCCTGGAAACGATGAGCTATAG